From Echinicola soli, a single genomic window includes:
- the fabG gene encoding 3-oxoacyl-[acyl-carrier-protein] reductase, producing the protein MGLLTGKTALITGASKGIGRAIALKYAQEGANVAFTFLSSVEKGQALEKELAEFGIKAKGFRSDASDFKAAEELVNEVVKEFGALDILINNAGVTRDNLLMRMNEEAWDDVININLKSCFNTVKAATRTLMKQKAGSIINITSVVGIKGNAGQANYAASKAGIIGFTKSVALELGSRGIRSNAVAPGFIETEMTEVLDEKTVQGWRDAIPMKRGGQPEEVANACVFLGSDMSSYVSGQVLQVDGAMLT; encoded by the coding sequence ATGGGATTATTAACAGGAAAAACCGCCCTCATAACCGGGGCATCTAAAGGTATCGGTAGAGCAATTGCGCTGAAGTATGCCCAAGAAGGTGCCAATGTAGCATTCACTTTTTTGTCCAGCGTGGAAAAAGGACAGGCCTTGGAAAAAGAACTTGCTGAATTTGGCATCAAGGCCAAAGGCTTCCGCTCGGATGCTTCGGACTTCAAGGCTGCCGAAGAATTGGTCAATGAGGTGGTCAAAGAATTTGGCGCTCTGGATATCCTGATCAATAACGCCGGTGTCACCCGAGACAATCTGCTGATGCGCATGAACGAAGAGGCCTGGGACGATGTCATAAACATCAACCTCAAATCCTGCTTTAACACTGTAAAAGCTGCCACCAGAACCTTGATGAAGCAAAAAGCAGGCTCCATCATCAATATCACCTCTGTGGTAGGGATCAAAGGAAACGCTGGCCAAGCCAATTATGCGGCTTCAAAAGCAGGCATCATCGGCTTCACCAAATCAGTAGCCCTGGAACTTGGCTCCAGAGGTATCCGAAGCAATGCGGTAGCACCAGGATTTATCGAAACGGAAATGACCGAAGTACTGGACGAAAAAACCGTTCAGGGCTGGAGAGATGCCATCCCCATGAAGCGAGGCGGCCAACCAGAAGAAGTGGCCAATGCCTGTGTCTTCCTGGGCTCGGATATGAGTTCCTACGTCTCCGGCCAAGTACTGCAAGTTGACGGCGCAATGTTGACCTAG
- a CDS encoding SPFH domain-containing protein, whose protein sequence is MEKTTKPISGYLMVLAGLLLTVGIAVSIGVGNAILAVVISLLFIFVIPGFFIVEPNKAVVLLLFGAYKGSVKSNGFFWVNPFMNKQRISLRVRNFENKPMKVNDKIGNPVMIGTIVVWKVEDSYKAFFDVDDYENFVHLQADAAVRKMAGLYPYDNFEDEDAEVTLRSGVEDVNQSLEEEISERLEHAGIKVIEARISHLAYASEIASAMLQRQQATAIVAARRRIVDGAVGMVEMALEDLKIKEIIDFDEEKKAAMVSNLMVVLCSDKSASPVLNVGTLHQ, encoded by the coding sequence ATGGAAAAAACAACTAAACCCATTTCCGGCTATTTGATGGTGTTGGCAGGATTGCTGCTTACTGTTGGCATCGCAGTATCCATCGGAGTTGGCAATGCCATACTCGCTGTTGTGATCAGTTTACTGTTCATCTTTGTGATTCCCGGATTTTTTATCGTCGAACCCAACAAAGCTGTGGTTTTGCTCCTGTTTGGTGCTTATAAAGGATCCGTGAAGTCCAATGGTTTCTTCTGGGTCAACCCTTTCATGAACAAACAAAGAATTTCCTTGCGTGTCCGGAACTTCGAAAACAAACCCATGAAAGTCAATGATAAAATCGGCAACCCTGTCATGATTGGCACCATTGTGGTCTGGAAAGTAGAGGACTCTTATAAAGCCTTTTTCGATGTGGATGATTATGAAAACTTCGTCCACCTTCAAGCAGATGCTGCCGTCAGAAAAATGGCCGGGTTATATCCTTATGACAATTTTGAAGACGAAGATGCTGAAGTGACCCTTCGCTCTGGGGTGGAAGACGTCAACCAATCGCTGGAGGAGGAAATCAGCGAGCGGCTGGAACACGCTGGCATCAAGGTGATCGAAGCCCGCATCAGTCACCTGGCCTACGCCTCGGAAATCGCCAGTGCGATGCTCCAAAGACAACAGGCTACGGCCATTGTCGCAGCGAGAAGGAGAATCGTGGACGGTGCCGTTGGCATGGTAGAAATGGCCTTGGAGGATTTAAAAATCAAGGAAATCATTGACTTTGATGAAGAGAAAAAGGCGGCTATGGTCAGTAACCTGATGGTGGTACTCTGCTCGGACAAAAGTGCCAGCCCTGTCCTCAATGTGGGAACCTTGCACCAATAA
- a CDS encoding Arc family DNA binding domain-containing protein, producing the protein MPNKKAFALRIDEKMMKAVEKWAADEFRSTNGQLEYLIHDALKKAGRLPKSDKNKKEAG; encoded by the coding sequence ATGCCAAACAAAAAAGCTTTTGCCCTTAGGATAGACGAAAAAATGATGAAGGCGGTGGAAAAATGGGCGGCCGATGAATTCAGGAGCACCAATGGACAATTGGAGTACCTGATCCATGATGCCTTAAAAAAAGCAGGCAGGCTTCCCAAATCCGATAAAAACAAAAAAGAGGCCGGATAA
- a CDS encoding TolC family protein → MNKYITLFVFIFSLLLSVPFQVNGQERIKYSLQDIIARAKSVSPAALRAETQRQNNYWQYRFYKSNYNPQLRLNGTLPSYSQEVRGVEQNDGSIEYLPLEQSTVDVGLGLEQSIALTGGEVSINTSATRFDNYLTDNPDQRTQWQGVPVNIQLYQPIFAFNQLKWDKKIEPLRYEESKKSYVEEMEQISQRATQLFFNYLVAQVGYDIAMQNKTNTEAIYKIEKGRYNIGTTTEDQLLQVELQVLQADQDLTSAQLSLESSALALRSYIGLNENTQFDLILPDEIPEFAVDVDKAINLAFENSSDAVNFQIQRLEAEAEVARAKGQRFNMSLNARYGYNNAAPTWGGVYENPDQQAVVSLGVSVPVLDWGRNKARMGIARANQELVSYTIDQEVINFEQEVFTRVKNFQQLRSRIMISDKADEVAAKRYEISRQRYLSGKVDITNLNIAQQEKDSNRRSYIQSLQEYWQAYYELRQLTLYDFQNEELLYNPSLEEEQE, encoded by the coding sequence ATGAATAAGTATATTACACTCTTCGTTTTTATTTTCAGTTTATTACTAAGTGTTCCATTTCAGGTAAATGGGCAAGAGCGAATCAAGTACAGCCTGCAGGATATTATTGCCAGGGCAAAGTCAGTATCTCCGGCCGCACTGAGGGCCGAGACTCAGCGTCAGAATAATTACTGGCAATACCGGTTTTATAAATCCAATTATAATCCACAGTTGAGGTTAAACGGGACATTGCCAAGTTATTCACAGGAGGTGCGAGGAGTGGAGCAAAATGATGGTTCCATTGAGTACTTACCGCTCGAACAAAGTACGGTGGATGTAGGCTTGGGACTGGAGCAATCAATAGCACTGACCGGAGGGGAAGTTTCGATCAATACTTCAGCCACACGGTTTGATAATTATTTGACCGATAATCCCGATCAAAGGACCCAGTGGCAAGGAGTACCGGTTAATATCCAGCTTTATCAGCCTATTTTTGCTTTTAACCAGCTAAAATGGGATAAGAAAATCGAGCCGTTGAGGTATGAGGAGAGTAAAAAGAGTTATGTAGAAGAAATGGAGCAAATCAGTCAAAGGGCCACACAGTTGTTCTTTAATTATTTGGTTGCCCAGGTAGGCTATGATATTGCGATGCAGAACAAGACCAATACAGAAGCAATTTATAAGATAGAGAAAGGTCGTTACAATATTGGCACCACCACGGAGGACCAATTGCTCCAAGTGGAATTGCAAGTCCTCCAGGCCGATCAGGATCTGACTTCCGCCCAGCTTTCATTGGAATCTTCCGCCCTTGCATTGAGGTCTTATATTGGGCTGAATGAAAACACCCAGTTTGACCTGATTTTGCCGGATGAAATCCCTGAATTTGCAGTGGATGTGGACAAGGCCATTAACTTGGCATTCGAAAACAGCTCGGATGCGGTAAACTTTCAGATCCAACGACTGGAAGCCGAAGCCGAAGTGGCCCGGGCAAAAGGGCAGCGGTTTAACATGAGTCTCAATGCCCGGTATGGTTATAATAATGCTGCCCCAACTTGGGGAGGTGTATATGAGAATCCTGATCAACAGGCTGTTGTAAGCTTAGGGGTAAGTGTTCCGGTTTTGGACTGGGGCAGAAACAAGGCCAGAATGGGAATTGCCAGGGCCAATCAGGAGTTGGTGAGTTATACGATCGATCAGGAAGTGATTAATTTTGAACAAGAGGTTTTTACCAGGGTCAAGAATTTTCAGCAACTCAGAAGCAGGATCATGATCAGTGATAAGGCCGATGAGGTGGCTGCCAAGCGGTATGAGATTTCAAGGCAGCGCTACCTGAGTGGAAAGGTGGATATTACCAATCTTAATATCGCCCAGCAGGAAAAAGACTCGAACAGAAGGAGTTATATCCAATCATTGCAGGAATACTGGCAGGCTTATTACGAGCTGCGGCAGCTGACCCTGTATGATTTCCAAAATGAAGAATTATTATACAACCCTTCACTGGAAGAAGAGCAAGAATAG
- a CDS encoding class I SAM-dependent methyltransferase → MKSIISFIIRYIPRSFLQHISHVFLRVLAIFYRGHDVSCPVCKREFSKFLPYGRKARENALCPNCLALERHRLMWLFLEQQTNFFEASLKVLHIAPELCFIDRFEKLPNIEYITGDIESPLAKVKMDVHKIPFEDQHFDVVFCNHVMEHVDDDLLACKEINRVLKKDGWGIIQSPVYDIPKTLEDESITSPAEREKMFGQRDHVRKYGNDYSRRLSQSGLQVHEDRFVQTLPKETLKAHALPRNEIIFYCTKGAVIS, encoded by the coding sequence ATGAAGTCTATCATCAGTTTTATCATAAGATATATACCTAGAAGTTTTCTGCAACACATCAGTCATGTTTTTTTAAGGGTATTGGCCATTTTCTACCGTGGTCATGATGTTAGCTGCCCTGTTTGTAAAAGGGAGTTCAGTAAGTTTTTACCTTATGGACGTAAGGCGCGTGAAAATGCACTATGTCCGAATTGCCTCGCATTGGAGCGGCACCGCCTTATGTGGTTATTCCTGGAGCAGCAAACCAATTTCTTTGAGGCAAGCCTCAAAGTCCTGCACATTGCACCTGAATTGTGCTTTATTGACCGCTTCGAGAAACTTCCCAATATTGAATACATTACCGGTGATATAGAATCTCCGCTCGCCAAAGTCAAAATGGATGTCCATAAAATCCCATTTGAGGACCAACACTTTGATGTAGTTTTCTGCAACCACGTCATGGAACACGTCGATGATGACCTATTGGCCTGTAAGGAAATCAACCGTGTCCTCAAGAAAGATGGCTGGGGAATCATCCAATCTCCCGTTTATGACATTCCCAAGACCCTTGAGGACGAAAGCATTACTTCACCTGCTGAACGTGAAAAGATGTTTGGGCAAAGGGACCATGTCCGAAAATACGGAAATGACTATTCCCGGCGACTCTCCCAATCAGGCCTCCAGGTTCACGAAGACCGTTTCGTACAGACATTGCCAAAAGAAACCCTAAAGGCCCACGCCCTTCCTCGAAACGAAATCATATTCTACTGTACCAAGGGTGCTGTTATTTCCTGA
- a CDS encoding ABC transporter permease — MFGPRLLSNFYSALEAVMANRLRSLLTALGIIFGVAAVIAMMAIGNGAQQEIMEQIKLVGVNNIIIEPVVEQVEEEVQDGPGPGAEKNKFSPGLRMLDVEAIKEVIPGIQRISPEVIMDTHIVKSGVRRSAKLVGVTPEYFKVTNFKLREGSMFTENNLTNGDPVCIIGRGVQTKFFSKENAIGKRIKCGNQWMRVIGILEERIVSDKSLAKLGIRDFNMDVYVPMQTMLVRYKNRDMVTSGSLVSGRQGVVIINGEVQQNTSNKKTNYHQIDKLVVQVKESSMLNPTADVLSRLLERKHYNVIDFEITIPELLLKQQQRTQNIFNIVLGAIAGISLLVGGIGIMNIMLASVMERIKEIGLRLALGAQKTDIIHQFLFEAMMISVTGGIIGVILGIVLASLVSQFGDFPTIITISSILVSFSVAATVGLIFGIAPAKRAASQDPITSLRHE, encoded by the coding sequence ATGTTTGGACCAAGACTTTTGTCTAACTTTTATAGCGCATTGGAGGCAGTGATGGCCAATAGGCTCCGGTCCCTGCTGACGGCGCTGGGGATTATCTTTGGGGTGGCTGCGGTGATTGCCATGATGGCCATCGGAAACGGTGCGCAACAGGAAATCATGGAGCAGATAAAGCTCGTAGGTGTTAACAATATCATCATTGAACCAGTGGTGGAGCAGGTAGAAGAAGAGGTGCAAGATGGCCCAGGCCCCGGGGCAGAGAAAAACAAGTTTAGCCCCGGTTTGCGAATGTTGGACGTAGAGGCCATTAAAGAAGTGATTCCCGGTATCCAGCGGATCAGCCCAGAGGTGATTATGGATACGCATATCGTCAAAAGCGGCGTCCGGCGCTCTGCTAAGTTGGTGGGCGTTACTCCCGAATACTTTAAGGTGACCAATTTCAAACTGCGAGAGGGCAGTATGTTTACAGAGAACAACCTCACTAATGGCGATCCGGTGTGCATTATTGGACGAGGGGTACAGACCAAGTTTTTCAGCAAGGAAAATGCCATCGGAAAGCGCATCAAATGCGGGAACCAGTGGATGCGGGTCATCGGTATCCTGGAAGAGCGAATTGTCTCTGACAAAAGCCTTGCAAAGCTAGGGATCAGGGATTTTAATATGGATGTGTACGTCCCGATGCAAACCATGCTGGTGCGGTATAAAAACCGCGATATGGTGACTTCCGGAAGCTTGGTGTCGGGCAGACAGGGAGTGGTCATCATTAATGGTGAGGTACAGCAAAATACCTCCAATAAAAAGACCAATTACCATCAAATTGATAAGCTGGTGGTACAGGTGAAAGAAAGCAGTATGCTGAATCCTACGGCCGATGTGCTTTCCCGGCTATTGGAGCGAAAACACTATAATGTCATTGATTTTGAGATTACCATTCCCGAATTGCTCCTGAAGCAGCAGCAACGTACCCAAAACATCTTTAACATTGTTTTGGGAGCCATCGCTGGGATTTCTTTGCTCGTAGGCGGCATTGGGATTATGAACATCATGCTGGCCTCTGTCATGGAGCGTATCAAGGAAATAGGCCTTCGGCTAGCGCTCGGCGCCCAGAAAACCGATATTATTCATCAATTTCTCTTTGAGGCCATGATGATCAGTGTGACCGGTGGGATCATTGGGGTGATTTTGGGGATTGTTTTGGCAAGTCTGGTCTCCCAATTTGGAGACTTCCCGACGATCATCACCATTTCCTCTATTTTGGTTTCCTTTAGTGTGGCCGCTACTGTGGGATTGATTTTTGGAATAGCTCCGGCCAAAAGAGCCGCGAGCCAGGACCCGATAACTTCTTTAAGACATGAATAA
- a CDS encoding efflux RND transporter periplasmic adaptor subunit, which yields MKKNLLFVAVGSVVAILVLYFIFSPTASGDGADIIVPVEKGKFTVEIATTGELKALRSVMIMGPTRARDFRVNQITIERMVDEGTVVKKGDFIASLDKSELFGKLSDGQNNLDSEVAQYEQAKLDTALTLRQERDNILNLEYNVEQKKLVLEQSQYEPPATIKQNEYDLEKAERDLDQARQNYKIKFNQALAKMAERSARLRKEEREFQAMNDLLEEFTITAPQDGMVIYRTNWDGNKIAEGSQISAWNPVVATLPDLTEMQSITYVNEVEIRKVKVGQAVKIGLDAFPEKEFTGKVTRVANVGQQRPNSDAKVFEVEILVNESDPVMRPAMTTSNTIIAQELEEAIHVPLEAVHVQNDSINYVYLNNGVKQEVKLGMSNYDEATIELGLEEGDKVYLSIPNWGESQSVKLLEELNGKRNLKEEEAVQEEMPKQPVPGGPAGGKPAAGEAKAGKKASNS from the coding sequence ATGAAAAAGAATTTATTATTTGTAGCGGTTGGAAGTGTGGTGGCCATATTGGTCCTGTACTTTATTTTTTCTCCCACTGCCTCCGGGGATGGTGCTGATATCATTGTCCCGGTCGAAAAAGGAAAATTTACCGTTGAAATAGCCACGACAGGCGAACTTAAAGCCTTAAGGTCGGTGATGATCATGGGGCCAACCAGGGCACGGGATTTTCGTGTCAACCAGATTACCATTGAGCGAATGGTGGATGAAGGTACCGTGGTGAAGAAAGGAGATTTTATCGCTTCATTGGATAAATCAGAACTTTTTGGTAAGCTCAGCGATGGACAAAACAACCTGGATTCTGAAGTAGCTCAATACGAACAAGCCAAATTGGATACTGCATTAACACTCCGCCAGGAACGGGACAATATCCTGAATCTGGAGTATAATGTGGAGCAGAAGAAATTGGTGCTGGAGCAATCCCAGTACGAACCGCCGGCTACGATCAAGCAAAATGAATACGATTTGGAGAAAGCCGAACGTGACCTGGACCAAGCCAGACAAAATTATAAAATCAAATTCAACCAGGCCTTGGCCAAAATGGCGGAGAGATCGGCCAGACTTCGCAAAGAAGAGCGTGAATTTCAGGCCATGAACGACTTGCTGGAAGAATTTACCATCACAGCTCCCCAAGATGGAATGGTCATTTACCGGACCAATTGGGACGGAAATAAAATTGCCGAAGGATCCCAGATCAGTGCCTGGAACCCCGTGGTCGCCACGCTGCCTGATTTGACAGAAATGCAGAGTATCACCTATGTAAATGAAGTGGAAATCAGAAAGGTAAAAGTGGGGCAAGCCGTAAAGATAGGGCTTGATGCCTTTCCGGAGAAGGAATTTACCGGCAAGGTGACCCGTGTGGCGAACGTCGGCCAGCAACGTCCAAATTCTGATGCCAAGGTGTTTGAGGTGGAGATTTTGGTCAATGAAAGTGATCCGGTCATGCGCCCGGCAATGACCACCAGTAATACTATTATCGCCCAAGAGCTGGAAGAGGCTATTCATGTGCCCTTAGAGGCCGTGCATGTCCAGAATGACAGTATCAATTACGTATATCTGAACAATGGCGTGAAGCAAGAAGTAAAACTTGGCATGTCCAATTATGATGAAGCGACCATAGAGCTCGGCTTGGAGGAAGGGGATAAGGTGTACTTGTCCATACCAAATTGGGGAGAGAGCCAATCTGTGAAGTTGCTTGAAGAGCTCAACGGCAAGCGAAACCTGAAAGAGGAAGAGGCAGTGCAGGAGGAAATGCCCAAACAACCTGTCCCGGGAGGCCCAGCAGGGGGCAAGCCAGCAGCAGGTGAGGCTAAGGCTGGAAAGAAAGCTTCAAACTCTTAA
- the lpdA gene encoding dihydrolipoyl dehydrogenase has product MSSTKFDVIVVGSGPGGYVAAIRASQLGLKTAVVEAAELGGICLNWGCIPTKALLKSAQVFEYINHAKDYGITVKDPKADFGGMVKRSRGVADGMSKGIQFLFKKNKIEQLLGWGKVKPGKKVEVEDKDGKKTTYSADNIIIATGARSRELPAIKIDDKKIIGYRKAMTLDKQPKKMVVVGSGAIGVEFAYFYATIGTEVTVVEFMDRIVPNEDAEVSKALERMYKKAGLNIMTSTEVTSVDTKGSGCKVTVKTKKGEETIDCDVVLSAAGVVANVENCGLEDVGIVVDKGRIKVDEFYKTNMPGYYAIGDVIPGPALAHVASAEGIICVEKIAGHSPEPLDYNNIPGCTYCVPEIASVGYTEEKAKEAGYELKIGKFPFSASGKAKAAGASDGFVKLVFDAKYGELLGAHMIGANVTEMIAEIVAVRKLETTGHELIKTVHPHPTMSEAVMEAAAAAYDEVIHL; this is encoded by the coding sequence ATGTCTTCAACAAAATTTGATGTAATTGTAGTAGGTAGTGGACCGGGAGGATATGTAGCGGCGATCCGCGCATCCCAGCTGGGTCTGAAAACTGCTGTTGTAGAAGCCGCTGAATTGGGCGGTATTTGTTTGAACTGGGGATGTATCCCCACCAAAGCCTTGTTGAAAAGTGCGCAGGTTTTTGAATATATCAACCATGCGAAGGATTACGGCATTACCGTAAAGGACCCAAAAGCTGATTTTGGCGGAATGGTGAAGCGAAGCAGGGGAGTGGCCGATGGAATGAGCAAAGGTATTCAGTTTCTTTTCAAGAAAAATAAGATAGAACAACTCCTTGGCTGGGGCAAAGTAAAGCCCGGCAAAAAGGTGGAGGTTGAAGATAAGGACGGTAAGAAAACCACTTACAGCGCCGATAATATTATCATTGCCACAGGTGCTAGGTCCAGAGAGCTTCCTGCCATCAAGATCGATGACAAGAAGATCATTGGCTACCGAAAGGCGATGACCTTGGATAAACAGCCCAAGAAAATGGTCGTGGTAGGTTCTGGGGCCATTGGAGTGGAATTTGCCTATTTTTATGCCACTATTGGCACAGAAGTGACTGTTGTGGAGTTTATGGACCGTATTGTTCCAAACGAGGATGCTGAAGTTTCCAAAGCACTGGAAAGAATGTATAAAAAAGCTGGCTTGAACATCATGACCAGCACGGAGGTTACTTCAGTGGATACCAAAGGATCAGGCTGTAAAGTGACCGTGAAAACCAAAAAAGGAGAAGAAACGATCGATTGTGACGTAGTGCTTTCCGCAGCAGGTGTAGTAGCCAATGTGGAGAACTGTGGACTGGAAGATGTAGGGATCGTCGTAGATAAAGGCCGTATCAAAGTGGACGAATTCTACAAGACCAATATGCCCGGGTATTATGCCATTGGAGATGTGATTCCTGGTCCTGCCTTGGCGCACGTCGCTTCAGCAGAAGGGATCATCTGTGTAGAGAAGATCGCCGGCCATAGCCCAGAGCCATTGGATTATAACAATATCCCCGGTTGTACCTACTGTGTACCCGAGATCGCTTCTGTAGGCTATACTGAAGAGAAAGCCAAGGAGGCAGGTTATGAGCTGAAGATAGGTAAATTCCCATTCTCAGCATCTGGTAAAGCCAAAGCTGCGGGAGCATCTGATGGTTTTGTTAAATTAGTTTTTGATGCCAAATATGGTGAGCTGTTGGGCGCACACATGATCGGGGCGAATGTGACAGAAATGATTGCTGAAATAGTGGCAGTCAGGAAGTTAGAGACTACTGGCCATGAATTGATCAAGACAGTACACCCACACCCTACCATGTCAGAGGCGGTAATGGAAGCAGCGGCTGCCGCATATGATGAGGTAATTCATTTGTAA
- a CDS encoding glycosyltransferase yields the protein MFFSIIVPVYNRPSEVLELLQSLCDQVYKKFEVIIIEDGSSDKCDKAVRQFEDKLTVRYFFQDNAGQGFARNFGMSQAKGDYFVFFDSDCVIPATYLESLLEAIRNRQLDAHGGPDEAAEGFSAFQKAINFSMTSFWTTGGIRGKVADPKKYQARGYNMGLSTKVYATIGGFIDPNQGEDIELSIRIKKNGFNLELVKEAYVYHKRRNDFVSFLRQSFSFGQNRVNVNRFHPGAIKAVHLMPALFLLGFLIVVFSRLVYTPLFFLGAIVYGSWTLGVLWSATIGCRSLKVGLLAILTSYGQLFAYGAGLINGLLRK from the coding sequence ATGTTTTTTTCGATCATCGTCCCTGTTTATAACAGACCTTCAGAAGTTTTAGAATTGCTCCAAAGCCTGTGTGACCAAGTTTACAAGAAATTTGAGGTAATTATCATCGAGGATGGCTCGTCCGATAAGTGCGATAAGGCGGTAAGGCAGTTTGAAGATAAACTGACCGTACGTTACTTTTTCCAAGATAATGCAGGTCAGGGGTTTGCACGGAATTTCGGAATGTCCCAAGCTAAAGGAGACTATTTTGTTTTTTTTGATTCGGACTGTGTGATTCCTGCGACATATTTGGAAAGCTTATTGGAAGCCATCCGAAATCGGCAACTGGATGCACATGGCGGCCCTGATGAAGCTGCTGAAGGATTTTCTGCTTTTCAAAAAGCCATTAATTTTAGCATGACTTCTTTTTGGACCACTGGGGGCATAAGGGGAAAAGTGGCCGATCCCAAGAAATACCAGGCGAGGGGCTATAACATGGGACTGTCCACCAAGGTGTACGCAACAATTGGAGGGTTTATTGATCCTAACCAAGGAGAGGATATTGAATTGAGTATACGGATAAAGAAGAATGGTTTTAACCTGGAGTTGGTCAAGGAGGCCTATGTGTACCATAAGCGAAGGAATGATTTTGTCTCCTTTCTGCGCCAAAGTTTTTCTTTTGGCCAAAACAGGGTAAATGTCAACCGCTTCCACCCAGGGGCTATTAAGGCAGTCCATTTGATGCCGGCTTTATTTCTGTTGGGCTTTTTGATAGTGGTCTTTAGTAGGCTGGTGTACACACCTTTGTTTTTTTTAGGAGCAATCGTTTATGGGAGTTGGACCTTGGGGGTTTTGTGGTCCGCCACTATTGGTTGCCGTTCCTTAAAGGTAGGGCTCTTGGCAATCTTAACCTCCTATGGGCAGCTGTTTGCTTATGGGGCAGGGTTGATCAATGGGCTACTCAGGAAATAA